From a single Osmerus mordax isolate fOsmMor3 chromosome 6, fOsmMor3.pri, whole genome shotgun sequence genomic region:
- the phf20l1 gene encoding PHD finger protein 20-like protein 1 isoform X3 gives MSKKPPNRPGISFEVGARVEAQDYLKKWYPSRIEEVDFEEGKMLVHFDRWSHRYDEWILWDSTRLRPLERSALRKEGLKEDEEMTELRDGEEVLARWTDCRYYPAKIESFNKDTGTYTVQFYDGVVRCVKRIHIKSMPEDAKGQDWVALVKAASAAARNRGNSKPRTSANSNKDRDEGRGEPSEDEDAEDDFDDDEQEEEESNSDKPGACVDSAGEQEEQRDEEDSRHSPVSSPAPAKGGARRSNHQSVESTSSTPSQPVSAPSSAGEETQPGTEPPLPPSLSSSTAPSLPAPSSPSPSLRTSESAQQRRRSQRLATTPVDAPGDPTPNPAHADNSPSSPAKETRPTEIGASSTEGAVLNCVEKSDSSLHNYCAGMPPAPTPPAPATGQNQLPGGPPANPAGEKSSPLAAVPCLPAPGLKTATIRTPKMNKHTREPIMSTLRSEDPSSPGDLDSQFQCQVAGCSKAFRKAKLLEYHLKYYHNAERETHDFETCSPDRVGRTRATSTSLPPSSNPQLEVPDSKRRRTVSSSSSLSPQAQALQLDCVRAGRSGRKKRSSASMSSDSTEVSLPPLPRDRSLDNLHEKILKKVIDKDKYPETGFIKTEKKVKLEEKPQQLGKKKEKDRERRDRKDKDLFKLKQKKKKKKKKKSKQHSYTDFDGMSLSFLDRSSSPLHRSSGSAFTFLTSSSPSSSKHHQYPRAILSVDLTGENLSDVDYLEDSTTESLLLSGDDLSQEDLAMEAFPPEEPQDSQEIVRCVCQMDEENGFMIQCEECMCWQHSVCMGLLEDSIPEQYICYICRDPPGQRWSAKYLHDRDWLTKGHMLGLSFLSDNYSHQNCQKIVSTHQLLADAYSLKTLLHGLTLKMDILQNRHSPSLHFWARSWVNSDEDQPMGGLPDCLHFQEVLADSEDQNCLPDTYITSEHSYQKPPGTPGAATDPPRMAADLLGCSREEGEVGMSLELKTVTHSVEQGERAAVMLPGADSVEHARNCLQWQMNLLTHIEDVQNQLASRMDLIEKELDVLESWLDLSGELEPPDPLARLPQLKLRIKQLLSDLSKVQQMSALCSV, from the exons ATGAGCAAGAAACCACCCAATCGTCCAGGGATCTCCTTTGAAGTTGGGGCCAGAGTTGAAGCTCAAGACTACCTTAAGAAATG GTACCCGTCTCGCATAGAGGAAGTGGACTTTGAGGAGGGGAAGATGCTGGTCCACTTTGACAGGTGGAGCCATCGCTATGACGAGTGGATTCTGTGGGACAGTACTCGGCTGCGTCCGCTGGAAAGATCAGCACTCCGAAAGGAGGGCCTTAAAGAAGATGAGGAGATGACT GAgttgagagatggagaagaggtgCTTGCTCGATGGACAGACTGTCGATATTACCCTGCTAAGATAGAATCATTCAACAAGGACA CTGGTACCTACACGGTGCAGTTCTACGATGGGGTTGTCCGTTGTGTGAAGAGGATACATATCAAGTCCATGCCAGAGGATGCAAAAGGCCAG GACTGGGTGGCGTTGGTAAAGGCCGCCTCGGCCGCCGCCAGGAACAGGGGCAACAGTAAACCTCGTACCAGCGCCAACAGTAACAAAGACCGCGATGAGGGCCGCGGAGAGCCCTCCGAAGATGAAGATGCAGAGGACGACTTCGATGACgacgagcaggaggaggaggagagcaattCTGACAAACCTG GTGCTTGTGTTGATTctgcaggagagcaggaggagcagagggatgaggaggacagcAGACACTCCCCCGTCTCCAGCCCGGCCCCTGCCAAGGGTGGGGCCAGGCGCTCCAATCATCAGTCTGTAGAGtccaccagctccaccccctcccaacCCGTCTCTGCCCCCTCGTCAGCAGGGGAGGAGACCCAGCCGGGCAccgagccccccctccccccctctctcagctcCTCCACTGCACCCTCACTTCCTG ccccctccagcccctccccctccttaagAACGTCAGAGTCTGCACAGCAGAGACGACGCTCCCAGCGACTTGCAACCACCCCAGTCGACGCCCCCGGCGACCCCACTCCCAACCCAGCACATGCCGACAACAGCCCCTCATCCCCCGCCAAAGAGACACGCCCAACAGAGATCGGTGCATCTTCTACAGAGG GTGCAGTTCTGAACTGTGTGGAGAAGTCAGATTCCAGCCTCCATAACTACTGTGCAGGAATGCCCCCTGCACCCACTCCTCCAGCACCAGCCACAGGCCAGAACCAGCTGCCCGGTGGGCCCCCCGCTAATCCTGCTGGGGAGAAATCTTCGCCACTAGCAGCAG TCCCTTGTCTTCCAGCTCCCGGTTTGAAGACGGCAACAATCAGGACTCCCAAAATGAACAAACACACCAGAGAGCCAA tcatgAGCACCCTGCGGTCTGAGGATCCCTCATCCCCAGGTGACCTGGACAGCCAATTCCAGTGTCAGGTGGCCGGCTGCTCCAAAGCCTTCCGCAAAGCCAAGCTCCTGGAATACCACCTCAAATACTACCACAACGCAGAAAGAGAGACCCATGACTTTGAGACGTGCTCCCCGGACAGGGTGGGCCGCACCCGGGCCACgtccacctccctgcccccctcctccaacccccaGCTAGAAGTCCCTGACAGTAAAAGACGCCgcactgtctcctcctcctcct CACTGTCTCCCCAGGCCCAAGCCCTCCAGCTGGACTGTGTCAGAGCCGGCCGGTCGGGAAGGAAGAAGCGCTCGTCAGCCTCCATGAGCTCTGACAGCACTGAGGtgtcccttcctcccctgccccgTGATAGGAGCCTGGACAACCTCCACGAGAAGATCCTAAAGAAGGTCATCGACAAGGACAAGTACCCAGAAACAG GGTTCATCAAAACGGAGAAGAAGGTCAAACTGGAGGAGAAACCACAGCAGCTGG gaaagaagaaggagaaggacagggagCGTAGGGACAGGAAGGACAAAGACCTGTTCAAActcaaacagaagaagaagaagaagaaaaagaagaaatccAAGCAACACA GCTACACGGACTTCGACGGGATGTCGCTCTCCTTCCTAGACAGGTCTTCATCTCCCCTGCATCGTTCTTCTGGCAGCGCGTTCACCTTTCTCACCTCCtcgtccccttcctcctctaaaCACCACCAGTACCCACGAGCCATCCTGTCTGTCGACCTGAccggagaga ACCTGTCGGACGTGGACTACCTAGAGGACTCGACCACAGAGAGCCTGCTGCTGAGTGGGGACGACCTCAGCCAGGAGGACCTGGCCATGGAGGCCTTCCCACCCGAGGAGCCGCAGGACAGCCAGGAGATAGTCCGCTGTGTCTGCCAGATGGATGAGGAGAATGGCTTCATGATCCAG TGTGAGGAGTGTATGTGCTGGCAGCACAGTGTCTGTATGGGCCTCCTTGAGGACAGTATCCCAGAACAGTACATATGTTACATCTGCAGAGACCCcccag GCCAGAGGTGGAGTGCCAAGTACCTGCATGACAGGGACTGGCTGACGAAGGGTCACATGTTGGGACTGTCCTTCCTATCAGATAACTACTCCCATCAGAACTGTCAGAAAATAGTCTCCACCCATCAGCTTCTGGCCGACGCCTACAGCCTCAAGACCCTTCTCCACGGACTCACACTCAAGATGGACATTCTGCA GAACAGACACAGCCCCAGCTTGCACTTCTGGGCACGGTCTTGGGTAAACTCAGATGAGGACCAGCCAATGGGAGGGCTCCCTGACTGCCTGCACTTTCAGGAAGTCCTGGCAGACTCTGAGGACCAGAATTGTCTCCCCGACACCTACATCACCAGCGAGCACAGCTACCAGAAGCCCCCTGGGACCCCTGGTGCAGCCACTGACCCCCCCAGGATGGCTGCAGACCTTTTGGGctgcagcagggaggagggcgaggtgGGGATGAGCCTGGAGCTCAAAACTGTCACACACTCTGTGGAACAAGGA GAGCGGGCGGCTGTGATGTTGCCCGGTGCAGATTCAGTAGAACATGCCCGAAACTGCCTGCAGTGGCAAATGAACCTGCTGACCCATATAGAAGATGTCCAGAACCAGCTGGCCAGCAGGATGGACCTAATAGAGAAGGAGCTGgatg tGTTGGAGAGTTGGCTCGACCTGTCAGGGGAGTTGGAACCCCCGGACCCCCTGGCACGGCTGCCACAGCTCAAACTACGCATCAAGCAGCTGCTCTCTGACCTCAGCAAGGTTCAGCAGATGAGCGCCCTCtgttctgtctga
- the phf20l1 gene encoding PHD finger protein 20-like protein 1 isoform X2: MSKKPPNRPGISFEVGARVEAQDYLKKWYPSRIEEVDFEEGKMLVHFDRWSHRYDEWILWDSTRLRPLERSALRKEGLKEDEEMTERLSEMTASRLGELPGSTESAGDQSDLPPKRQELRDGEEVLARWTDCRYYPAKIESFNKDTGTYTVQFYDGVVRCVKRIHIKSMPEDAKGQDWVALVKAASAAARNRGNSKPRTSANSNKDRDEGRGEPSEDEDAEDDFDDDEQEEEESNSDKPGEQEEQRDEEDSRHSPVSSPAPAKGGARRSNHQSVESTSSTPSQPVSAPSSAGEETQPGTEPPLPPSLSSSTAPSLPAPSSPSPSLRTSESAQQRRRSQRLATTPVDAPGDPTPNPAHADNSPSSPAKETRPTEIGASSTEGAVLNCVEKSDSSLHNYCAGMPPAPTPPAPATGQNQLPGGPPANPAGEKSSPLAAVPCLPAPGLKTATIRTPKMNKHTREPIMSTLRSEDPSSPGDLDSQFQCQVAGCSKAFRKAKLLEYHLKYYHNAERETHDFETCSPDRVGRTRATSTSLPPSSNPQLEVPDSKRRRTVSSSSSLSPQAQALQLDCVRAGRSGRKKRSSASMSSDSTEVSLPPLPRDRSLDNLHEKILKKVIDKDKYPETGFIKTEKKVKLEEKPQQLGKKKEKDRERRDRKDKDLFKLKQKKKKKKKKKSKQHSYTDFDGMSLSFLDRSSSPLHRSSGSAFTFLTSSSPSSSKHHQYPRAILSVDLTGENLSDVDYLEDSTTESLLLSGDDLSQEDLAMEAFPPEEPQDSQEIVRCVCQMDEENGFMIQCEECMCWQHSVCMGLLEDSIPEQYICYICRDPPGQRWSAKYLHDRDWLTKGHMLGLSFLSDNYSHQNCQKIVSTHQLLADAYSLKTLLHGLTLKMDILQNRHSPSLHFWARSWVNSDEDQPMGGLPDCLHFQEVLADSEDQNCLPDTYITSEHSYQKPPGTPGAATDPPRMAADLLGCSREEGEVGMSLELKTVTHSVEQGERAAVMLPGADSVEHARNCLQWQMNLLTHIEDVQNQLASRMDLIEKELDVLESWLDLSGELEPPDPLARLPQLKLRIKQLLSDLSKVQQMSALCSV; encoded by the exons ATGAGCAAGAAACCACCCAATCGTCCAGGGATCTCCTTTGAAGTTGGGGCCAGAGTTGAAGCTCAAGACTACCTTAAGAAATG GTACCCGTCTCGCATAGAGGAAGTGGACTTTGAGGAGGGGAAGATGCTGGTCCACTTTGACAGGTGGAGCCATCGCTATGACGAGTGGATTCTGTGGGACAGTACTCGGCTGCGTCCGCTGGAAAGATCAGCACTCCGAAAGGAGGGCCTTAAAGAAGATGAGGAGATGACT GAAAGACTCAGCGAGATGACAGCATCTCGCCTCGGTGAGCTTCCTGGAAGTACAGAGAGCGCTGGGGACCAATCAGACTTACCGCCAAAGAGACAA GAgttgagagatggagaagaggtgCTTGCTCGATGGACAGACTGTCGATATTACCCTGCTAAGATAGAATCATTCAACAAGGACA CTGGTACCTACACGGTGCAGTTCTACGATGGGGTTGTCCGTTGTGTGAAGAGGATACATATCAAGTCCATGCCAGAGGATGCAAAAGGCCAG GACTGGGTGGCGTTGGTAAAGGCCGCCTCGGCCGCCGCCAGGAACAGGGGCAACAGTAAACCTCGTACCAGCGCCAACAGTAACAAAGACCGCGATGAGGGCCGCGGAGAGCCCTCCGAAGATGAAGATGCAGAGGACGACTTCGATGACgacgagcaggaggaggaggagagcaattCTGACAAACCTG gagagcaggaggagcagagggatgaggaggacagcAGACACTCCCCCGTCTCCAGCCCGGCCCCTGCCAAGGGTGGGGCCAGGCGCTCCAATCATCAGTCTGTAGAGtccaccagctccaccccctcccaacCCGTCTCTGCCCCCTCGTCAGCAGGGGAGGAGACCCAGCCGGGCAccgagccccccctccccccctctctcagctcCTCCACTGCACCCTCACTTCCTG ccccctccagcccctccccctccttaagAACGTCAGAGTCTGCACAGCAGAGACGACGCTCCCAGCGACTTGCAACCACCCCAGTCGACGCCCCCGGCGACCCCACTCCCAACCCAGCACATGCCGACAACAGCCCCTCATCCCCCGCCAAAGAGACACGCCCAACAGAGATCGGTGCATCTTCTACAGAGG GTGCAGTTCTGAACTGTGTGGAGAAGTCAGATTCCAGCCTCCATAACTACTGTGCAGGAATGCCCCCTGCACCCACTCCTCCAGCACCAGCCACAGGCCAGAACCAGCTGCCCGGTGGGCCCCCCGCTAATCCTGCTGGGGAGAAATCTTCGCCACTAGCAGCAG TCCCTTGTCTTCCAGCTCCCGGTTTGAAGACGGCAACAATCAGGACTCCCAAAATGAACAAACACACCAGAGAGCCAA tcatgAGCACCCTGCGGTCTGAGGATCCCTCATCCCCAGGTGACCTGGACAGCCAATTCCAGTGTCAGGTGGCCGGCTGCTCCAAAGCCTTCCGCAAAGCCAAGCTCCTGGAATACCACCTCAAATACTACCACAACGCAGAAAGAGAGACCCATGACTTTGAGACGTGCTCCCCGGACAGGGTGGGCCGCACCCGGGCCACgtccacctccctgcccccctcctccaacccccaGCTAGAAGTCCCTGACAGTAAAAGACGCCgcactgtctcctcctcctcct CACTGTCTCCCCAGGCCCAAGCCCTCCAGCTGGACTGTGTCAGAGCCGGCCGGTCGGGAAGGAAGAAGCGCTCGTCAGCCTCCATGAGCTCTGACAGCACTGAGGtgtcccttcctcccctgccccgTGATAGGAGCCTGGACAACCTCCACGAGAAGATCCTAAAGAAGGTCATCGACAAGGACAAGTACCCAGAAACAG GGTTCATCAAAACGGAGAAGAAGGTCAAACTGGAGGAGAAACCACAGCAGCTGG gaaagaagaaggagaaggacagggagCGTAGGGACAGGAAGGACAAAGACCTGTTCAAActcaaacagaagaagaagaagaagaaaaagaagaaatccAAGCAACACA GCTACACGGACTTCGACGGGATGTCGCTCTCCTTCCTAGACAGGTCTTCATCTCCCCTGCATCGTTCTTCTGGCAGCGCGTTCACCTTTCTCACCTCCtcgtccccttcctcctctaaaCACCACCAGTACCCACGAGCCATCCTGTCTGTCGACCTGAccggagaga ACCTGTCGGACGTGGACTACCTAGAGGACTCGACCACAGAGAGCCTGCTGCTGAGTGGGGACGACCTCAGCCAGGAGGACCTGGCCATGGAGGCCTTCCCACCCGAGGAGCCGCAGGACAGCCAGGAGATAGTCCGCTGTGTCTGCCAGATGGATGAGGAGAATGGCTTCATGATCCAG TGTGAGGAGTGTATGTGCTGGCAGCACAGTGTCTGTATGGGCCTCCTTGAGGACAGTATCCCAGAACAGTACATATGTTACATCTGCAGAGACCCcccag GCCAGAGGTGGAGTGCCAAGTACCTGCATGACAGGGACTGGCTGACGAAGGGTCACATGTTGGGACTGTCCTTCCTATCAGATAACTACTCCCATCAGAACTGTCAGAAAATAGTCTCCACCCATCAGCTTCTGGCCGACGCCTACAGCCTCAAGACCCTTCTCCACGGACTCACACTCAAGATGGACATTCTGCA GAACAGACACAGCCCCAGCTTGCACTTCTGGGCACGGTCTTGGGTAAACTCAGATGAGGACCAGCCAATGGGAGGGCTCCCTGACTGCCTGCACTTTCAGGAAGTCCTGGCAGACTCTGAGGACCAGAATTGTCTCCCCGACACCTACATCACCAGCGAGCACAGCTACCAGAAGCCCCCTGGGACCCCTGGTGCAGCCACTGACCCCCCCAGGATGGCTGCAGACCTTTTGGGctgcagcagggaggagggcgaggtgGGGATGAGCCTGGAGCTCAAAACTGTCACACACTCTGTGGAACAAGGA GAGCGGGCGGCTGTGATGTTGCCCGGTGCAGATTCAGTAGAACATGCCCGAAACTGCCTGCAGTGGCAAATGAACCTGCTGACCCATATAGAAGATGTCCAGAACCAGCTGGCCAGCAGGATGGACCTAATAGAGAAGGAGCTGgatg tGTTGGAGAGTTGGCTCGACCTGTCAGGGGAGTTGGAACCCCCGGACCCCCTGGCACGGCTGCCACAGCTCAAACTACGCATCAAGCAGCTGCTCTCTGACCTCAGCAAGGTTCAGCAGATGAGCGCCCTCtgttctgtctga
- the phf20l1 gene encoding PHD finger protein 20-like protein 1 isoform X4, whose protein sequence is MSLCQDWVALVKAASAAARNRGNSKPRTSANSNKDRDEGRGEPSEDEDAEDDFDDDEQEEEESNSDKPGACVDSAGEQEEQRDEEDSRHSPVSSPAPAKGGARRSNHQSVESTSSTPSQPVSAPSSAGEETQPGTEPPLPPSLSSSTAPSLPAPSSPSPSLRTSESAQQRRRSQRLATTPVDAPGDPTPNPAHADNSPSSPAKETRPTEIGASSTEGAVLNCVEKSDSSLHNYCAGMPPAPTPPAPATGQNQLPGGPPANPAGEKSSPLAAVPCLPAPGLKTATIRTPKMNKHTREPIMSTLRSEDPSSPGDLDSQFQCQVAGCSKAFRKAKLLEYHLKYYHNAERETHDFETCSPDRVGRTRATSTSLPPSSNPQLEVPDSKRRRTVSSSSSLSPQAQALQLDCVRAGRSGRKKRSSASMSSDSTEVSLPPLPRDRSLDNLHEKILKKVIDKDKYPETGFIKTEKKVKLEEKPQQLGKKKEKDRERRDRKDKDLFKLKQKKKKKKKKKSKQHSYTDFDGMSLSFLDRSSSPLHRSSGSAFTFLTSSSPSSSKHHQYPRAILSVDLTGENLSDVDYLEDSTTESLLLSGDDLSQEDLAMEAFPPEEPQDSQEIVRCVCQMDEENGFMIQCEECMCWQHSVCMGLLEDSIPEQYICYICRDPPGQRWSAKYLHDRDWLTKGHMLGLSFLSDNYSHQNCQKIVSTHQLLADAYSLKTLLHGLTLKMDILQNRHSPSLHFWARSWVNSDEDQPMGGLPDCLHFQEVLADSEDQNCLPDTYITSEHSYQKPPGTPGAATDPPRMAADLLGCSREEGEVGMSLELKTVTHSVEQGERAAVMLPGADSVEHARNCLQWQMNLLTHIEDVQNQLASRMDLIEKELDVLESWLDLSGELEPPDPLARLPQLKLRIKQLLSDLSKVQQMSALCSV, encoded by the exons ATGTCTCTCTGTCAGGACTGGGTGGCGTTGGTAAAGGCCGCCTCGGCCGCCGCCAGGAACAGGGGCAACAGTAAACCTCGTACCAGCGCCAACAGTAACAAAGACCGCGATGAGGGCCGCGGAGAGCCCTCCGAAGATGAAGATGCAGAGGACGACTTCGATGACgacgagcaggaggaggaggagagcaattCTGACAAACCTG GTGCTTGTGTTGATTctgcaggagagcaggaggagcagagggatgaggaggacagcAGACACTCCCCCGTCTCCAGCCCGGCCCCTGCCAAGGGTGGGGCCAGGCGCTCCAATCATCAGTCTGTAGAGtccaccagctccaccccctcccaacCCGTCTCTGCCCCCTCGTCAGCAGGGGAGGAGACCCAGCCGGGCAccgagccccccctccccccctctctcagctcCTCCACTGCACCCTCACTTCCTG ccccctccagcccctccccctccttaagAACGTCAGAGTCTGCACAGCAGAGACGACGCTCCCAGCGACTTGCAACCACCCCAGTCGACGCCCCCGGCGACCCCACTCCCAACCCAGCACATGCCGACAACAGCCCCTCATCCCCCGCCAAAGAGACACGCCCAACAGAGATCGGTGCATCTTCTACAGAGG GTGCAGTTCTGAACTGTGTGGAGAAGTCAGATTCCAGCCTCCATAACTACTGTGCAGGAATGCCCCCTGCACCCACTCCTCCAGCACCAGCCACAGGCCAGAACCAGCTGCCCGGTGGGCCCCCCGCTAATCCTGCTGGGGAGAAATCTTCGCCACTAGCAGCAG TCCCTTGTCTTCCAGCTCCCGGTTTGAAGACGGCAACAATCAGGACTCCCAAAATGAACAAACACACCAGAGAGCCAA tcatgAGCACCCTGCGGTCTGAGGATCCCTCATCCCCAGGTGACCTGGACAGCCAATTCCAGTGTCAGGTGGCCGGCTGCTCCAAAGCCTTCCGCAAAGCCAAGCTCCTGGAATACCACCTCAAATACTACCACAACGCAGAAAGAGAGACCCATGACTTTGAGACGTGCTCCCCGGACAGGGTGGGCCGCACCCGGGCCACgtccacctccctgcccccctcctccaacccccaGCTAGAAGTCCCTGACAGTAAAAGACGCCgcactgtctcctcctcctcct CACTGTCTCCCCAGGCCCAAGCCCTCCAGCTGGACTGTGTCAGAGCCGGCCGGTCGGGAAGGAAGAAGCGCTCGTCAGCCTCCATGAGCTCTGACAGCACTGAGGtgtcccttcctcccctgccccgTGATAGGAGCCTGGACAACCTCCACGAGAAGATCCTAAAGAAGGTCATCGACAAGGACAAGTACCCAGAAACAG GGTTCATCAAAACGGAGAAGAAGGTCAAACTGGAGGAGAAACCACAGCAGCTGG gaaagaagaaggagaaggacagggagCGTAGGGACAGGAAGGACAAAGACCTGTTCAAActcaaacagaagaagaagaagaagaaaaagaagaaatccAAGCAACACA GCTACACGGACTTCGACGGGATGTCGCTCTCCTTCCTAGACAGGTCTTCATCTCCCCTGCATCGTTCTTCTGGCAGCGCGTTCACCTTTCTCACCTCCtcgtccccttcctcctctaaaCACCACCAGTACCCACGAGCCATCCTGTCTGTCGACCTGAccggagaga ACCTGTCGGACGTGGACTACCTAGAGGACTCGACCACAGAGAGCCTGCTGCTGAGTGGGGACGACCTCAGCCAGGAGGACCTGGCCATGGAGGCCTTCCCACCCGAGGAGCCGCAGGACAGCCAGGAGATAGTCCGCTGTGTCTGCCAGATGGATGAGGAGAATGGCTTCATGATCCAG TGTGAGGAGTGTATGTGCTGGCAGCACAGTGTCTGTATGGGCCTCCTTGAGGACAGTATCCCAGAACAGTACATATGTTACATCTGCAGAGACCCcccag GCCAGAGGTGGAGTGCCAAGTACCTGCATGACAGGGACTGGCTGACGAAGGGTCACATGTTGGGACTGTCCTTCCTATCAGATAACTACTCCCATCAGAACTGTCAGAAAATAGTCTCCACCCATCAGCTTCTGGCCGACGCCTACAGCCTCAAGACCCTTCTCCACGGACTCACACTCAAGATGGACATTCTGCA GAACAGACACAGCCCCAGCTTGCACTTCTGGGCACGGTCTTGGGTAAACTCAGATGAGGACCAGCCAATGGGAGGGCTCCCTGACTGCCTGCACTTTCAGGAAGTCCTGGCAGACTCTGAGGACCAGAATTGTCTCCCCGACACCTACATCACCAGCGAGCACAGCTACCAGAAGCCCCCTGGGACCCCTGGTGCAGCCACTGACCCCCCCAGGATGGCTGCAGACCTTTTGGGctgcagcagggaggagggcgaggtgGGGATGAGCCTGGAGCTCAAAACTGTCACACACTCTGTGGAACAAGGA GAGCGGGCGGCTGTGATGTTGCCCGGTGCAGATTCAGTAGAACATGCCCGAAACTGCCTGCAGTGGCAAATGAACCTGCTGACCCATATAGAAGATGTCCAGAACCAGCTGGCCAGCAGGATGGACCTAATAGAGAAGGAGCTGgatg tGTTGGAGAGTTGGCTCGACCTGTCAGGGGAGTTGGAACCCCCGGACCCCCTGGCACGGCTGCCACAGCTCAAACTACGCATCAAGCAGCTGCTCTCTGACCTCAGCAAGGTTCAGCAGATGAGCGCCCTCtgttctgtctga